The genomic DNA TTGTTCCATATTCACAGAACGTGTTTCCTTCCCGCAAACGTGTAGAAGATCATCGTCATCACCGCGGTCACCGTGATCCCTACACCAAGCTCCACAACAAAGATCCCCAAGTGTTGGCCATGCGGCAGGATGCCGGGCAACAGATGGTGATCGAGGACTTCATAGTCGAGGAACTTTCCGCCCAACAAGATGGTGGTGATCCCCGTCCCCGCGTAGATCAAGACGCCCAACGCCATCATCTTTTCAACGGCCCAAGCTGGAACGACACGCTGCACCGCTTGCAGTCCGAAGACCAAGCCGTACAGGATCAACGCTGCAGCCAAGATCACGCCGGCTTGGAAGCCGCCGCCGGGGCCAAAGTCGCCGTGGAATTGAACGTAGAAACCAAACAACAGGATGTAGGGAATCAGTAGTTTGGTGACGACTCGAATGATCGGAAACGCAATCATTGGGAGACAGCCTCCCGTTCGGGTTCGTCTTTCTCTTTTCGTAAGATCAGCAGCACCGCGATACCAGCGGTCAAAACAACCGTCGTTTCGCCAAGCGTATCGTAACCGCGATAGCTGGCCAAAACGGAGGTGATCACGTTCGGCAAGCCGTGCATGTCGACTTGCGATTTTTCGACAAACGATGGCCGCGGATGCAGGTGAATCGGATCGTTGGGATCGCCAAA from Rosistilla oblonga includes the following:
- a CDS encoding Na(+)/H(+) antiporter subunit B produces the protein MIAFPIIRVVTKLLIPYILLFGFYVQFHGDFGPGGGFQAGVILAAALILYGLVFGLQAVQRVVPAWAVEKMMALGVLIYAGTGITTILLGGKFLDYEVLDHHLLPGILPHGQHLGIFVVELGVGITVTAVMTMIFYTFAGRKHVL